One region of Salinirubrum litoreum genomic DNA includes:
- a CDS encoding transcriptional regulator: MRQADETTRQRIADALRAEQASASTLAEDLAVPRSTVYDHLRHVARSLDGTDEQFLVAPPECADCGFADFDDPVNHPSRCPDCRSESIDEAVFKVE, translated from the coding sequence ATGCGACAGGCAGACGAAACCACCCGACAGCGTATCGCCGACGCGCTGAGGGCGGAGCAGGCCAGCGCCAGCACGCTCGCCGAGGACCTCGCCGTGCCGCGCTCGACCGTCTACGACCACCTCCGGCACGTCGCCCGGTCGCTCGACGGGACCGACGAGCAGTTCCTCGTCGCCCCGCCGGAGTGTGCCGACTGCGGCTTCGCGGACTTCGACGACCCGGTGAACCACCCCTCGCGGTGTCCCGATTGCCGGAGCGAGAGTATCGACGAAGCGGTGTTCAAAGTCGAGTGA